A single Anopheles arabiensis isolate DONGOLA chromosome 2, AaraD3, whole genome shotgun sequence DNA region contains:
- the LOC120893551 gene encoding suppressor of lurcher protein 1 isoform X1, whose translation MEHTHQLVKVTNFMLHLILLLPLQHTTSTSDSEGGNALPNNIGAIGGLVGKSSSDYTGPITAGATITGSGRERSHLKGTGGCNRVVFSSSRIRNGSIAPSHSKHSGLFPSSLCQLYEFVGDGAERVQIIFSEFRLPSTLGPTECGDTDILMVYYIVNGREELVETLCGDTLPKPILSDGSRLLLELRSSYNNTENKGFTGDFFFLTNFGIPNGFQPNQSECTFHYFRNVTSQGWIQSPNFPGAYPRNIICNYLFHGGPNDFVHVRFTYFDIEGIRPCDEDTASDYVEFSNFVTRDRKYAMYCGSWRELVVRSDGRFFRITMVSNDRLDGTGFRALYTFETVPVETTERTEVASMGKITTTSAASRLHGSLSLMALITVPSSLAITNEIGIISIIGIVLIKFCLD comes from the exons ATGGAACACACTCATCAATTAGTAAAGGTGACGAATTTCATGCTACACTTGATTCTACTGCTGCCACTACAACACACAACCTCGACCAGCGACAGTGAGGGAGGAAATGCTCTCCCGAACAATATCGGTGCGATTGGAGGGTTGGTGGGGAAATCTTCCAGCGACTATACCGGCCCGATCACGGCTGGTGCGACGATCACGGGCAGCGGGCGCGAAAGGTCACACTTAAAAG GGACTGGAGGCTGTAATCGGGTGGTGTTTAGCTCGAGCCGCATCCGAAACGGTAGCATCGCACCGTCCCATTCGAAACATTCCGGCCTGTTTCCATCGAGCCTGTGCCAGCTGTACGAGTTTGTCGGCGATGGAGCGGAACGTGTTCAG ATCATCTTTTCGGAGTTTCGTCTTCCGTCGACGCTCGGGCCGACCGAATGCGGTGACACGGATATCCTAAtg GTTTACTACATCGTTAACGGTCGCGAGGAGCTCGTGGAGACGCTTTGCGGTGACACGCTCCCCAAGCCGATACTGTCCGACGGGTCGAGGCTACTGTTGGAGCTGCGCAGTAGTTACAACAACACGGAAAACAAGGGATTTACGGGGgactttttctttctcacaa ATTTTGGCATTCCAAATGGCTTTCAACCGAATCAGTCCGAATGCACCTTTCACTACTTCCGGAACGTCACCAGCCAGGGATGGATCCAGTCACCCAACTTTCCCGGAGCCTATCCAAG AAACATCATCTGTAACTATCTATTTCACGGTGGGCCCAACGATTTCGTCCACGTGCGCTTCACGTACTTCGACATCGAAGGAATACGACC CTGCGACGAGGACACAGCCAGCGATTACGTGGAGTTTTCTAATTTTGTCACGCGCGATCGCAAGTACGCGATGTACTGTGGTAGCTGGCGCGAGCTAGTGGTACGCTCGGACGGTCGTTTCTTTCGCATTACGATGGTATCGAACGATCGTCTGGATGGGACCGGCTTTCGGGCGCTCTACACCTTCGAAACGGTGCCGGTGGAGACGACGGAGCGGACCGAGGTAGCGTCGATGGGCAAGATCACCACGACCAGTGCCGCCAGCCGGCTGCATG GCTCACTGTCACTGATGGCACTGATTACGGTCCCTTCCTCACTCGCCATCACGAACGAAATCGGCATCATTAGCATCATTGGTATTGTGCTCATAAAATTCTGTTTAGACTGA
- the LOC120893551 gene encoding suppressor of lurcher protein 1 isoform X2: protein MEHTHQLVKVTNFMLHLILLLPLQHTTSTSDSEGGNALPNNIGAIGGLVGKSSSDYTGPITAGATITGSGRERSHLKGTGGCNRVVFSSSRIRNGSIAPSHSKHSGLFPSSLCQLYEFVGDGAERVQIIFSEFRLPSTLGPTECGDTDILMVYYIVNGREELVETLCGDTLPKPILSDGSRLLLELRSSYNNTENKGFTGDFFFLTNFGIPNGFQPNQSECTFHYFRNVTSQGWIQSPNFPGAYPRNIICNYLFHGGPNDFVHVRFTYFDIEGIRPCDEDTASDYVEFSNFVTRDRKYAMYCGSWRELVVRSDGRFFRITMVSNDRLDGTGFRALYTFETVPVETTERTEAHCH, encoded by the exons ATGGAACACACTCATCAATTAGTAAAGGTGACGAATTTCATGCTACACTTGATTCTACTGCTGCCACTACAACACACAACCTCGACCAGCGACAGTGAGGGAGGAAATGCTCTCCCGAACAATATCGGTGCGATTGGAGGGTTGGTGGGGAAATCTTCCAGCGACTATACCGGCCCGATCACGGCTGGTGCGACGATCACGGGCAGCGGGCGCGAAAGGTCACACTTAAAAG GGACTGGAGGCTGTAATCGGGTGGTGTTTAGCTCGAGCCGCATCCGAAACGGTAGCATCGCACCGTCCCATTCGAAACATTCCGGCCTGTTTCCATCGAGCCTGTGCCAGCTGTACGAGTTTGTCGGCGATGGAGCGGAACGTGTTCAG ATCATCTTTTCGGAGTTTCGTCTTCCGTCGACGCTCGGGCCGACCGAATGCGGTGACACGGATATCCTAAtg GTTTACTACATCGTTAACGGTCGCGAGGAGCTCGTGGAGACGCTTTGCGGTGACACGCTCCCCAAGCCGATACTGTCCGACGGGTCGAGGCTACTGTTGGAGCTGCGCAGTAGTTACAACAACACGGAAAACAAGGGATTTACGGGGgactttttctttctcacaa ATTTTGGCATTCCAAATGGCTTTCAACCGAATCAGTCCGAATGCACCTTTCACTACTTCCGGAACGTCACCAGCCAGGGATGGATCCAGTCACCCAACTTTCCCGGAGCCTATCCAAG AAACATCATCTGTAACTATCTATTTCACGGTGGGCCCAACGATTTCGTCCACGTGCGCTTCACGTACTTCGACATCGAAGGAATACGACC CTGCGACGAGGACACAGCCAGCGATTACGTGGAGTTTTCTAATTTTGTCACGCGCGATCGCAAGTACGCGATGTACTGTGGTAGCTGGCGCGAGCTAGTGGTACGCTCGGACGGTCGTTTCTTTCGCATTACGATGGTATCGAACGATCGTCTGGATGGGACCGGCTTTCGGGCGCTCTACACCTTCGAAACGGTGCCGGTGGAGACGACGGAGCGGACCGAG GCTCACTGTCACTGA
- the LOC120893552 gene encoding uncharacterized protein LOC120893552, producing the protein MFKSHLEMIGSYEPISKKARFFNTYLKSLKGSQDIMAKEKRSYSSSFESQSIYSDSKFACERVKSPGYHYNPVSKDTYGVTPRKINARDFTR; encoded by the exons ATGTTCAAGTCGCACCTGGAAATGATCGGAAGCTACGAGCCCATCAGCAAGAAGGCTCGCTTCTTCAACACCTACCTTAAGTCGCTCAAGG GCTCCCAGGACATCATGGCCAAGGAGAAGCGCAGCTACAGCTCGTCCTTTGAATCGCAGAGCATCTACAGTGACTCGAAATTCGCCTGCGAAAGAGTCAAGTCGCCCGGCTACCACTACAACCCGGTCAGCAAGGACACCTATGGCGTTACGCCGAGAAAGATCAATGCACGCGACTTCACC CGCTAA
- the LOC120894080 gene encoding myosin regulatory light chain 2, smooth muscle minor isoform — MDFLKDLNQPKVYELKKAFCLFDLDGDGVISEQDLKNTFLTLGVDKSEYDIDKMFEGVVQPLNLDVFLLLMLQRANGLAPQDVMVGAFRMWDKANTGFIDKERFVHDITTYGDRFTLVEANEAVDDAVITRGPQLNDEGQLLEKLDYMDFAENISGFQKTDHK, encoded by the exons ATGGATTTCCTGAAGGATCTTAACCAACCAAAGGTGTACGAGCTCAAGAAAGCCTTTTGCTTGTTTGATCTCGACGGTGATGGAGTTATTAGTGAGCAGGATCTAAAAAACACCTTCCTGACGCTCGGTGTGGACAAATCTGAGTACGACATCGATAAGATGTTCGAGGGG GTAGTGCAGCCGCTCAACTTGGACGTATTTCTGCTTCTGATGCTGCAGCGTGCCAACGGGCTAGCACCGCAAGATGTTATGGTCGGTGCATTCCGAATGTGGGACAAGGCCAACACAGGCTTCATCGACAAGGAACG TTTCGTTCACGACATAACTACTTACGGTGATCGATTCACGCTGGTCGAGGCGAACGAAGCAGTAGATGACGCTGTCATCACACGCGGACCACAGCTCAACGACGAGGGACAACTGCTCGAGAAGCTGGACTATATGGATTTCGCAGAAAACATATCCGGATTCCAGAAGACGGATCATAAGTAG
- the LOC120896442 gene encoding uncharacterized protein LOC120896442: protein MSFLLLLLLAGTTLAQPEQSGQQSQPQPAVIKPITAVEKPLQLENPAYDPSLYQKFLPQDAVQQYVHSYTGHPYPASPYFGGAPFDSGTAFAAIPTGGFEGFLIPAPMEKDSPSLLTSMRTLLPSARSLVTFVGRLVSVLVGSVGVLFFGTILTSLTCFFTPFCTLSFRNAKFLTGTQETAQDIVQTVGEQITPERVKRAAEFLYTAIDRFQRLNNVVKEATERKAAVRS, encoded by the coding sequence ATGTCGTTTCTATTGTTGCTTTTACTAGCTGGTACCACTTTGGCCCAGCCGGAACAATCTGGCCAACAGTCGCAGCCACAGCCAGCAGTGATCAAACCCATCACCGCAGTAGAAAAACCTCTGCAGCTCGAAAATCCAGCGTACGATCCATCGCTATACCAAAAGTTCCTGCCACAGGATGCTGTTCAGCAGTACGTTCACTCCTACACCGGCCACCCGTACCCGGCGTCACCCTACTTCGGTGGTGCCCCGTTCGATTCTGGCACCGCATTCGCTGCCATTCCGACCGGCGGATTCGAAGGGTTTCTCATTCCGGCCCCGATGGAGAAAGACTCACCGTCACTGCTCACCTCAATGCGCACGTTGCTGCCCAGTGCACGATCGTTGGTTACGTTTGTGGGCCGCCTAGTGTCCGTGTTGGTCGGTTCAGTCGGAGTGCTGTTCTTCGGCACGATTCTCACCTCGCTGACCTGTTTCTTCACCCCATTCTGCACGCTGTCGTTCCGCAATGCCAAATTTCTGACCGGCACTCAGGAGACGGCCCAAGACATCGTACAAACCGTCGGCGAACAGATCACACCCGAGCGCGTTAAGCGTGCGGCCGAATTCCTGTACACTGCGATCGATCGCTTCCAGCGGCTAAATAACGTCGTAAAAGAGGCCACCGAGCGGAAAGCGGCCGTTAGAAGTTGA